Genomic segment of Panicum virgatum strain AP13 chromosome 9N, P.virgatum_v5, whole genome shotgun sequence:
ATAAAAACCACTTTCAGGAAATCAAGCGAGCCAAGTACAGAAGAAGGCGAGGCAGGCTGCCTGGTGTGCGTCACCAGGCACAGTCCACAGTGCAGTCAGTGCTTCACCTACTGCCCTTCGCGTGCCCTGACTCGAGCTTGAACCCGTCCAAAGTGGACAAGCCAGCTGCCAGCGTCCAGTGCGGCGGTGCACGTCGTGACCAGGCTAGCTTTTGGTAAGCTTCCCGATCAGCAACCAACTTTCCATACCCGGCCTGACTGCCCGAGCACGGAAACATCGCGGCTACCTTTCGTTTCTGTTGCAGGGATGTCACTCACCTATGCTTGACGCCCTCCTCCTGATGCCCACAAACCAATACTGCATCTTCTTCCACAAATCAATGCCTACACTTGTTTGGTTGCTGCGTGCCAGGCAGCACCATCCGACCCCAGGCCGACGAAATCGGACGCCTGGGATTGCTGCCTGGGCCAGGCAGCTTTGTCAGGGTCTGAACCAAACAAGCCACCCCGTCGCCGGTTGCCTGCCGCTCTGGAGAAGCCTTTCGCGTGCCGTTGCAACCGAGCGCCCAGCGGGGGCAAGCAAGCGGAGGACAGCCCGGCCAGGCGGGCACATTCACGAGCCGGGGAAAGTAGGCGGCGGCTCCCGTGGCCGGTTCAATgccctgccggctgccgctgccgtgcgcctcCATGATGAGATTCAGATGTCCCCATTTGGCGAGATATGATTGAGGAGCAGGGAAGAGATCAGGGTCTCAGAGATCGCACACAAGGCAGGCCCACCACCAACTGCAACCGGCCAAAAGGGGCCTTGGATCGTTGCTCGTCCTGTACTCCTGTGGAGTGTAGCTCCTCCTCACGGCACGCGACCTAACGcaatcgtgtgttggcccgtaaaaAACATCAACACAAATTGATGACTCTGCTGGGGACGAGAATCAAGTTATCATGACCGATTTGTCAAACCCTAGTAATATATCGTCACATGAAGAACTACTTTAGGAGTATCGACGAGAGTGTGATCAGACGGACGAAAGATTGCTTCTATCCTATTATCGTAAAACAGAGCAAGACGTCATCAAGATAAAGGAGTGGAAGCCACCATCCGCGATTGATCTATTAAAAGAGGTACAATCTTCAGATACGTTATCCGATGCTCTATCTGATCTTGTCCAGTATTTGATTGATCAAGAAGATAGGTCAATTTCAGTTCCTATTATTCAAAAATCGGTTATCGAAAAGCCGGCTAATAATCCTTGTAAAAATTTGCCTGATGTTGCTGGTCAAGATTCAATTCGGCCGTCCCAAACCGAAATTGTTGAACCAAAATCCCCTGGCAAAAGCACAGAGACTAAATCTAGTACTTCAACGCTAGGGAGGCAATAGAACAAAGGCAAAAATGCTGGTTGCATtgcaactggtctgaccggttccaagaccggtctaaccgtcTCATCTAgggttttgcaaaataaatcaaaacctAAGATCACTAAGCCCAAAAAATCTgagattggtgtttggaaaaccGTTGAATCCAAAGGCCGTCATAAGCATCAAAAGGAAAAGCTGAAGCCCTTTCTTGGAGATCTTCCGGCTAAatccaaaaaacaaaataatgatGCTAGTCGGTCAAAACATCCGAAACACTCAAGATCTACTCCAAGACAGCAATTCCATGATCGGAATCGGCAGCCGAATAATTTTCCTATTTCAATGCCGTTTTCATCACATAGGTCGTCTATACATATACCATGCGGATCTTATTATAGCATGCCTTGTTTTTACCCGTCATGGTATTATAATTCATGTATGTCGTCTCTTCCTAGATATTTGTATCCAGATTATATTAGCTATAGGGAGTCGGCAATTAGTAAACCATCACGTACCATTAATGAATGTTTTGATGAAAAAGATCGGTGTATACAGAAAAAGAAATACAAGGTGATAAACTAAGTTTATCGTGTCAAAACAGATGGACGattaaacaaaaatttagatttgaCACTAGATAAAGAAAAGCCGGTTGTTGAAGAGCAATCGGATAGCTCAATTAGTAAAATTGTCCCCAATGATGATCCTGATTCAAACAATGTAGTCGAACAATGTTCAAGTTCGGCCGGAGGGGCAAGATAAGAGCAACCAAATCGGTTctgacaggaccggtctgaccagttcgtcagaccggtctaaaccTAAGAAATCTGGTGGTGCAAAAAATAGGACCAAGCCgacctttgaggagcttctggataaatacaagaagatattcgaacaaaaacaaaacaatcAATTGGAAGGAAAACGAAGAAGGAATTCTTCACCACtaagatcaagaaagcatcaacggTCATCGTATTGGTCTTCATCATTCATCCTATCGATGCACGCACCATGGACTGTATATTCAGGTGTGTTTAATCCATGGTTTGGTCATAATCCTTGGCTGCCATATTATGACTATCAGTTTTATGCTTTACCAAGGAGCTATGATTTGTATAATCGGCCACATTGGCCGTCTCAAAATTTTGTTATTGAACATGCTAAGGAATATAAAGCCGAAATAGTTTGTTGATCTTAAGTTAGAAATTGTTACATTTGCTAGTTCTCTTATTTTGGCTATTTTAGCATGTTTAAAGATAATATATGGCCGATGCATTGTTAATTGtcgtccttagacaattttggttcagAAGAATGTTTTTTAGCAAGTAAGCTTGACCAAAAAACAGAGGGACATATATTTACAGCTAAAATTGacatcaaccggtctgaccggtcagatgcTGTAGCTGATCCGGCAGGAGACCGACCAGTCTGATCGgtgggtccgaccggtctgaccggtctaggaggaaTCCGACTATAATTAgagttcttaatagatttagatctgtaaatagGATTACTTGCGAGGTAAGTCTTcctcaccctataaatataaaggggcACGGCCGATTGAAGACACAAcacaatcgaatctatcaaaaacacatcttttatCCTTTTGACTTATTCTCTTTACCCTATTTTTCCAATctcgacatgctgttcttccctcgtctccatggcgtttgaagaCGCTCTAGTTGGCCTGCCGAGCATAGACAACTCTACGCgcgcttgccctgacggggtccctcccgggtgagCGATTGTCGGATACCGTTCTGCacggtgaccggtctgaccgctccacgcaggaggtgctgtaaggagctcctcctcgcgccgcgcgacctagcgcgatcgtgtgttggcccgtaaaaAGCATTAACACAGGACTTATTTCCGATGTTGAAGAACAAGAGCAACAGCTCTCCCTCCGTGGGATGGAGCGTTGACGGAGGGTTACGCTTAGAGCCAGTCGTTTAGATTGTGCGGAATATGAGTAGTTTATgttggagtttttttttgggttGTGTTCAGCTGGCTTGCCGGTTTGTGTCCATCTGGAGTCCGTTCCATCTGGGTTATAATCAAGCACTGTATCAATTTCTTTTTcgtcttaatacaatgatatgCTGCCTGCgtattctagaaaaaaaaagaaaaaacacacaCAACAGAGATGAGATGGGATAGTACATTGGCATATTGCTTATCATTCATCAACCAACAGTGGAACCACACCACAACCCCGTGCAGAGCGGGGCGAAGTTCAGTGGCGACCTGTCGGGGGTCGTGTCAGGACAAGGATGTTTTAGGATCCCGGGCATGTGATGCGATGAGAGGCCTACTCTACGAGGCCTGCAAGCCGGGCGGGCCGGCCTTGTGCCCTTGTGGGATGTGTCGTTTGGTGGTTGGCAGGCAGGCGTACAATTATTGGTCCATCGCAACCTTACAGCGCCAGCGTGTCGGATCGTCGACGATCGTCGCGGCGTCGATACGATAGCAAAACATGTCCGTGGACACGAGTGCTTGCACGTCTACTCGATATTcgttgtcgtcgtcgtggtCGATGAACACGCATTCGACGCCGCACCTTGGTGACACCGACGCGGCGACGCATGCTGGGAGAACGATTAAAAGCCGGGCGCCGCCGATGATCGCCCTGTCTCCGGGCATCCCTTGCCGCTGCTGGCCCGGCGGGCACTATACCTTCAAATTCGGTGCCGTTTCGGAGCCCTTTCGCGTGGCCGAGGGGGCGGGGCGCGCTGCTGTCGGTGAGCagtcggacggagaaccctgTGACTGAGGACCGAAGATGCTGAGGCGGCCGGGACCTGCGAGCCGGTCGTCCGTCGAGCCTGTTGCGAAGTCACGATTTGCGAAGGCCGAACCTGTTGCCAAGTCAGCGTTGCCTCGGCGTGACACCGACCACCGTTCGTTCGGACGGCCCGCCGGCAGCGGTTGTTGGCCGCAGCAGTAGGTGCTggagttcaatttctagaagGTCGGCCGCACGTGCCGTCATCCTTCCTCATCACTCTCAGAGGAGCCCGTTTCGTATTTGCCCCTTTCAGGCGCAATACTAGAGTTGCATGAAAAAAACTGGGTAAGAATTGTGCACGTAGTGTATTGTACATCTCCGAGAGTTGTTGTGTGGGGGAGAGCAGATTGTGGAAGCCTGTTGAGAGGTGTCGGCGCGGAGGAGAATCCGATGCTACTGGTATGAGGtatctgcttttttttttttgcgaggactAGGGAAAATGGACGTGCcacatgcacatatttattttttcatccatcaagcaatgatattatttattttctttccaaaaataatatatatttttattttccttccataaaacaATGATGCCAATTAATATCATTCCAAAACCATCAAACAACAAtgttatttatttatcttctaaaaataatacatgtcttttttttctttttataagcAAAGatatcaattattatcctttcaaaagaaaaaatgacaTGAATTATAGGTTAACGTATGTGCAAAGGAAAGTATGTGTATACTAAAGGAAAGTAATACGTTAatacatgtttttctttttcttccataaacaatgatgtcaattattatccttccaaaagaaaaataacGTGAATTATGGGTTAATGTATGTGTAAAGAAAAATATGTGTATGCTAAAAGAAAGTAATATGTGGGTCCAAGCATTGGGTATAGGAAATTACTGGTGTAAAAAGTAATAGGATTTTGGCGGAAAACATTGACGAAACCAATCTCTCCCTCCCTTTGGTCAAGCTTTTTGGTTGACAAGTGGGGCCTccgtgaggggtacggtgggcCTAATTTTGGTGAGAAATGTTTTCAAtcgtttcaacttttatagtatagaaaaAAAGTGGGTTTTCAGAGAGAGTACACGGTCTTGGGCTTATTCTTCCTACTTGGTGGGTTTGGAATATTACTGGATAGTTGGGCAGCCCATTGGTTTTTCTGTGGGCCCAGCTCTTCCCTGGGCCAGAAAGCTATTGGACGTCTGTCGGACCATAATTCGGTCCGTTTTGGAGGAACGTTGAGAGCTGAAGCTACTACAACGTAGAAGGCCCAAGAAACAATTACGAATGACAAGTACAAGTGTGCATTGTTCTTTGAAGCTCCCCACGAAGAAGGCAGGCGGTGATCGAACACAAATGTCGCAGAAAAACTCACTCACACGGTACTGTGCAGACGCAATCACCACGCAAACCGCCCAAACTAACTCCGCATGGGAGTACAAGGGAACACCAATCGTGTCACATCCATGGTGAAACGCCAATCCGGACCGACCGACCGAGCCGACCGGGCCAAACCAAGGCCTACAAGAAGGCCTTGCGCAgcgcgacggcggaggcgacggcgacCCCGTAGAGGAGGATGAAGATGCCCGTGACGTTGATGAGCTTCatctcggcggcggaggcggcgccggcgctctTCTCGACGAGCCCCGTCTGGGCCGCGCACACGGCCAGCATGAAGATGGCCAGCCCGGCCATGACGTGCGCgggggccgccgcggcgcgggtgTGCTCCTGCGCCGCGGGCAGCCAGAAGGTGACGAAGCCGAAGAGCCACTGCAGGCCGAAGAGCGCGATGGCGGTGATGCCCAGCCACGAGTGGAGGCTCATCAGGTCCGGCACCACGGCCGCGTCGTGGAACTTGAACGCCGCGTACACGCCGAAGATGCCCAGGATGAGACCCACCAGGTGGATCATCATGTGCGCCATCTTCTGCGTCCGGTGGTCCACCATGTGGATCGTCGAGTACGCCAGGATGGCTGCAAATTtagcccttgtttagatgcaaaaaggTTTGGTTATAgaacactgtagcattttatttatttaataattattatcccgccatgggttaactaggctcaaaagattcgtctcacaaattatagacaaactgtgtaattaattattttgtttagctatatataatactttatgcatacgttcaaagatttgatgtgtaaagttttgaaattttgaaaatataaacaaGGGGTTAGTTTGAACTCTCATTGTGCTACTGTATTTCTCAACACAAAACCACACAGAAATTAAAGAAATCAAGCTAGCTAGAAGAATTGAAGCATGGTCACTGTAATCTTCATCGTCGCAAAACATTCATGGTACGGTTGCGACACTAATAGATCCAACTTTGGCAGGAAAACGTAGCGATCAGAATGGTCATTATCGGAAAAATCTGACTAGACTAATGCTAAGACACGCACCAAACACACTGATTGTCACTTAACGGCGAGCTGCTCCAATGCTTTTGTAGCCACCAAACCCCCCTACTGGCTACTACTAGTACTAAGCTGCCTATCATCTGACGGTTTAAAGTGCGGTGAACCAGTGATCTCCTTCCTCTCCACACTAAAAACCAAAGGGGAATGGTGGCCCATTTCGACAAGGACAATTACTGCATCTTGTCATCTTCGGACTTCAGGGGCCTTCGGCATCGATTCTGCTGAGCCGTCACATCGAACAAGCAGACGTATATATCTAAAGTTTCATTCTGGGACAATTCGTATGCGCGATACCAATTGCCCATATCATGTGCTTTGGAGCAATTATATCAGGTTGGATTGGAGTTGGACATACCTTCTCCAATAAGAAGAATAAACCCCCAGGACATCACAAACGGATGAACCTGCAAAAGAGTACTCCACAAGATTAAACGGCAAAAAATAGGTAACAATTCGTGAACATTACATGATCATACAAGTGCAGAAACTAGCTAGTGCAACTATATACCCACTTCGATTACCAGGTGAAAATTGTATTGTATGAATCTTGCATCCGATTAATTGAAGACGATGATCAACTACTAAGAACCGAACAAAGGAATACGCGAAGAGTAGAACTCATAAACGTACATTGAAGATCTGCTCGGGGTCCTCGGACTGTATGTTGATGCCGCCCCGGTAGTGCAGCAGCCAGACGAGCATGAGCACGGCGGTGCTCAGGAACAGCACGTGCGCGAGCACGGCCACCCGCGAGGCCATGATGGAGTGGTGGTGGCTCCCGATGATCCCCTGCGCCAtggctagccgccgccgccgccgccgccgcctgctgcaaCCTCGCTCGCTAACtcgctctccgccgccggcaaagaagaagacACGGTGCACTCGCGGCTCGCGAGCGGGGgcgcgaggaggcggccggcgggtgagagaggaggagcaggtGGGGGGCTAGCTTGACCGGTGGTTGCATGGGAGCGCGCCGGGGTTTTAACGACCCCGCGCGGCCGGCCTGCCTGGCCCGGGAATATGAGGTTACACTGGGGAGGTGGTCTTGGGTTTGGTATATTACCGAACCGGGTGGTTAAGCAAGGCATCGGCCTCTACAGACAACAGGGGCTCCTGGCTTTGCGAGGGAGCAAGTTATCTCGGAGAATGTTCAGACCCTTACACTTGGCCAGTGGGACATATGGACCGGCCCGGCTGAGGAAGGAAAGAAAGTGTCGATATATTCAGTTCTTTTTGGAATTTGGCCTTGGCTGCTAAAGCAGAGGTAAAGAGTCTACCCTTTCGTTCGTAGAAAAGGTAATGATCATGCCCGCGAGATTGCATCGTATATGCTCCTTTTCTacacttctttttcttttgatggAATACCGGGATTCTATTACTTAAACAAAGCAGGTAGTTCGTCTGTAACAATGCTAGCAACGTGTGCTGGAAGTGGCACATCCCAGGCGCCAGACACTAGGAGACtccaaattttatttatatgaTTGACTACAAAAAGTAATGGAGCAGGAAATAAATTCAGAGGACATGCTGTAGGAAAAAACTCAATTTAGTTCTTAGTAACTTAACAGGGTCTAGCACCTAATCACATAAGCACAACCCAAATACATGAGTGAGTTTTAGATCTAGACCAAGGAGGAGTGGCAACGCGAGTGTAGATGAAGTTCCGGCCATCTTGGTTGGGAACGGGAGTGATGTAGTTGTTCCCAGAGTCGATGAAGATTGTTGTAGGTAGAGGCGTCCTTCGGACCTCCACCGGCACTACCCAGAGTTGGCGGCGACCTTCAGGTGCCTCAGCACCGCCGGAGATCGGACGGTTGTAGATGGGGGCTAGGTTTTTTTTACTAGGTTTTTACGTCACTCCAAAAGGTGCTGAGCCCCTTTTTTATTATGGCGCTGGATAACCTTAGATCACAACTATGGGCTGATTGGGCACTGATGAGCAAGCGCGAAATGGGCTTCTTGATGGTGTTCTTATTCGTTCCCGTTTTCTCATTTTTTCGAAATTCCAAACACATGCTGCTCTGGGCTTCCTGGATCTCTACCGGCCACCAGTTAGTTGACGAGTACTTGTTGTAGCAGggctttcttctttttttttttagaggAAGATAGGGATGTTATTTCTTTAATGTAAAACGTTTACATCCATGAATACAGGAGGGGAGCCAAGCCACACATGTCGGCCTGTTCCAAATTCACAAGCATGCTTAGCAAGATAATGGGCCTCTCTATTGAAATCCCTATCTTCATGTGCGAATCTCACACAATCAAAAATCTTTGACCTCTTGTGAATATCCTGAAGGATCATCATATAAGCCCATCGAGTCATCTCCTTAATATTTTTGACAACACCTAAACAGTCTGATGCCACTTTAATTCTTCGGATGGCACAGTCCTGAGCAAGAGCAAGTGCTTCCAAGCATGCCATCGCTTCCGGTGTTTCAGGTTCAATTATGTTGGGTATCACCATAGAACTTGCTGCAATGAATTCTCCTTGGTCCCCTCGGCAAACAGCAGCAATTGCACCTTTGGATCCGACCCGATCAACAACAGCATCCGTATTTATCTTGCATAGACCTTGCTCAGGTGCTAACCACCTCTGAGATTTTTGCTTTGTTTGAAACTTCTTCATTCCTTCTGGTTTAATCCCACTGATAGTCTCCAGTTCTTGTAATAACTGATTGACTTTTGCCATTATGGAGAGAGGGCTTTGGAAAACACCCTCGTGAATAGCCTTCCTCCTGGCATGCCATATAGCCCAACAAGTAGCAAGGATTTTTATACCCTCAACTTGAGGAATATTGCAGCACATGAATAGAGCACAATGTTTTGGGTCTGAAATACGTAGAGTGGCTAGCAGCTTTGTTATCTCCTCATCCACCAAAGCCCAAACACATCTTGACACTGTGCAGTGTAGCGATGCATGCTCCCATGAATCCTCACCTGCACCACAAATTTTGCATTCAGTTGTAGTTGCTAGATTTCTACTTTTGAGCACCTTACCGGTAGGTATTGAGTTCAGAGCAAGACGCCAGCAGAACACTTTAATTTTTGAAGGCAACTGCATGCCCCATAAATGTTTCCACTCTTTGTACCTTGTTTCAATATCAGAACAACTAGCTCGACTTTCAAAATAATCCTCTCTGCTCTTTTTTGCTTGGATTAACATCCTGTAAGCAGAGCATACAGAAAAAAGACCATTTCTCTCATGATGCCAAGGCCAACAGTCTTCCTGTTTCCTCAAGCTTAGTGGTATCTGAAGGATTGCTTCACTATCCATAGGAGAAAAAAAGTGCCTCACTATGTCAGTGTTCCATGTCATAGAAGTATGGTCAATCAGTTCACATACTCGTGTTGGCGGGTTAGGTTGTTTTGAGCTCAAAGGTTTGTACATGCCTGTTCTTGGGATCCAGTTGCAGCCCCAAATTTGTGTGCTTTCACTATCTCCAATTCGTTTGACGAGCCCTTGTTTCAACACATCTATCCCATCACAGATTGCCCTCCAAGTCTTGGATGGATTATTCCCAATAGATGCATTCAGTAGTTCGCTAGAAGGGAAGTAAACTGCCTTCAGTATTTGTGAACAAATTGACCGTGGCCTGATGAGAAGACGCCATGCCTGCCTTGCAAGCAAAGCTAGATTGAACATCTCTATATCTCTAAACCCAAGTCCACCAATGTATTTTGGCTGGGCTATCTTCCCCCAAGCAACCAACTTGTTTTCCTTTCACCTCTCTTGCTACCCCACCAGAATTTCCTTA
This window contains:
- the LOC120692550 gene encoding probable transmembrane ascorbate ferrireductase 3; translated protein: MAQGIIGSHHHSIMASRVAVLAHVLFLSTAVLMLVWLLHYRGGINIQSEDPEQIFNVHPFVMSWGFILLIGEAILAYSTIHMVDHRTQKMAHMMIHLVGLILGIFGVYAAFKFHDAAVVPDLMSLHSWLGITAIALFGLQWLFGFVTFWLPAAQEHTRAAAAPAHVMAGLAIFMLAVCAAQTGLVEKSAGAASAAEMKLINVTGIFILLYGVAVASAVALRKAFL